Proteins encoded within one genomic window of Haladaptatus sp. QDMS2:
- a CDS encoding carotenoid oxygenase family protein translates to MDGHGRGFSTLTEEITAHPLPVEGDLPQWLSGTLLRNGPAHFEVGNGRVNHWFDGLGMVRKFAIHGGDVSYSNRFLRSETYQTRMNGDLRLGTFGTAGSQGLLKKLKSFVFPEATDNANVTVAQFGTRFVALTEVPNVVEFEPGTLETVGHFTFDDDLTGHLSTAHVHHDAARAETVGLLTKFGRRNTYTIYRLPDGTATREVVATIEAPRPAYTHSFALTDRYAVLTEVPFTVNPLSFLKPGDDGFIDHFSWDAAEKTTFIIVDREREAMVATPETDAFFVFHHVNAFQRDDYLVIDLVAYPDPRVIQGLYLERLASGEYEGLVGELRRYTVPLTEGDTGRIESESLCETPMELPTISPHVRRQPYRYVYGQGSLVEGGTFSNYLVKADIEERTGTRWSESATFCGEPVFVPAPAPAREDDGVVLSVILDADREASSLLVLDGETFTEVARAELPHVLPFDFHGQFFDRVW, encoded by the coding sequence ATGGACGGCCACGGGCGGGGATTTTCGACGCTCACAGAAGAGATAACAGCACACCCACTCCCGGTCGAGGGCGACCTCCCGCAGTGGCTTTCGGGGACCCTGCTCCGAAACGGCCCCGCCCACTTCGAGGTCGGCAACGGGCGCGTGAACCACTGGTTCGACGGGCTCGGAATGGTGCGAAAGTTCGCCATCCACGGTGGCGACGTGTCCTACTCCAATCGGTTCCTGCGGTCTGAGACATACCAAACTCGCATGAACGGCGACCTCAGACTGGGGACGTTCGGCACCGCGGGGTCGCAGGGACTGCTCAAAAAACTCAAGTCGTTCGTCTTCCCCGAAGCCACCGACAACGCGAACGTCACCGTCGCGCAGTTTGGCACCCGGTTCGTCGCGCTCACCGAGGTTCCGAACGTCGTCGAGTTCGAACCGGGAACGCTCGAAACGGTCGGACACTTCACGTTCGACGACGACCTCACCGGGCACCTCTCTACGGCGCACGTCCACCACGACGCAGCGCGCGCGGAGACCGTTGGCCTGCTCACGAAGTTCGGACGGCGAAACACCTACACCATCTACCGACTCCCGGACGGGACTGCGACCCGCGAAGTCGTCGCCACCATCGAAGCCCCGAGACCGGCGTACACGCACAGTTTCGCGCTCACCGACCGGTACGCGGTGCTCACCGAGGTGCCGTTCACCGTGAACCCACTCAGCTTCCTCAAACCGGGCGACGACGGATTCATCGACCACTTCTCGTGGGACGCGGCGGAGAAGACGACGTTCATCATCGTAGACCGCGAACGCGAGGCGATGGTCGCGACGCCCGAGACGGACGCCTTCTTCGTGTTCCACCACGTGAACGCGTTCCAGCGCGACGATTACCTCGTCATCGACCTAGTAGCGTACCCGGACCCGCGTGTCATCCAGGGCCTCTATCTCGAACGCCTCGCGAGCGGCGAGTACGAGGGACTCGTCGGCGAACTCCGTCGCTACACAGTTCCCCTCACCGAGGGCGACACGGGGCGTATCGAGAGCGAGTCGCTATGCGAGACGCCGATGGAACTGCCGACCATCTCCCCGCACGTCCGCAGGCAACCCTACCGGTACGTCTACGGGCAGGGGAGTCTCGTCGAGGGAGGCACGTTCTCTAACTACCTCGTCAAGGCCGACATCGAAGAACGGACCGGGACGCGCTGGAGCGAGTCGGCGACGTTCTGTGGCGAACCGGTGTTCGTACCCGCACCGGCCCCAGCGCGAGAGGACGACGGCGTCGTCCTGTCCGTGATTCTCGACGCAGACCGCGAAGCGTCTTCGCTGCTCGTCCTCGACGGCGAGACGTTCACCGAGGTTGCGAGAGCAGAACTCCCGCACGTCCTCCCCTTTGACTTCCACGGTCAGTTTTTCGACCGCGTCTGGTGA
- a CDS encoding redox-regulated ATPase YchF translates to MSYKIGLVGKPSVGKSSFFNAATMNDVPEGAYPFTTIDPSVGEAYARVECAAPEFDEECTPTTGYCDHGMRFVPTKLVDVAGLIPGAHEGKGLGNQFLTDLNEADVLIHIVDFSGKTDAEGEQTEGHDPRDDIEFLENELDMWYLEILEKGIERYNGKYQAEELKIEVELAEQMSAFRTNKDELKQVILRCDLELDPDEWDEADRERLAREIRKVTKPIIIAANKMDTPEAQANYEEVTADPDYEHLTIIPASAHAEKALKKADEQGVVDYRPGDEDFEILADLSAEQQQGLEQIREFMQAHGGTGVQQALEAALFDELGVKAIFPGTANGKWDEKGKFRDCFLLPEYATAEGFAYHLHTDIGDGFLHAIDCRSKRQVGADRDLSHRDVIEIVSTN, encoded by the coding sequence ATGAGTTACAAAATCGGCCTTGTCGGCAAGCCGTCTGTCGGCAAGTCGAGTTTCTTCAATGCGGCCACGATGAACGATGTGCCGGAGGGGGCGTATCCGTTTACGACCATCGACCCGAGCGTGGGAGAAGCCTACGCTCGCGTTGAGTGTGCGGCCCCCGAATTCGACGAGGAGTGTACCCCGACGACCGGCTACTGCGACCACGGGATGCGCTTCGTCCCGACGAAACTCGTGGACGTGGCGGGCCTGATTCCGGGCGCACACGAGGGCAAGGGCCTCGGCAACCAGTTCCTCACCGACCTGAACGAAGCCGACGTGCTCATCCACATCGTCGATTTCTCGGGCAAGACCGACGCCGAGGGCGAACAGACGGAGGGTCACGACCCCCGCGACGACATCGAGTTCTTGGAGAACGAACTCGACATGTGGTATCTGGAGATTCTAGAGAAGGGCATCGAGCGCTACAACGGAAAGTACCAGGCCGAGGAGCTGAAAATCGAGGTCGAACTCGCAGAACAGATGTCCGCGTTTCGGACCAACAAGGACGAACTGAAGCAGGTCATCCTCCGCTGTGACCTCGAACTCGACCCCGACGAGTGGGACGAGGCAGACCGCGAACGACTCGCCCGTGAGATTCGCAAGGTGACCAAGCCCATCATCATCGCGGCCAACAAGATGGACACCCCAGAGGCGCAGGCGAACTACGAGGAAGTCACGGCCGACCCCGATTATGAACACCTGACCATCATCCCGGCGAGTGCCCACGCAGAGAAGGCGCTCAAGAAGGCAGACGAACAGGGCGTCGTCGACTATCGACCCGGCGACGAAGACTTTGAAATTCTCGCAGACCTCTCCGCAGAACAACAACAGGGGTTAGAGCAGATTCGGGAGTTCATGCAGGCCCACGGCGGGACGGGCGTCCAGCAGGCGCTCGAAGCGGCGCTGTTCGACGAACTCGGCGTGAAGGCCATCTTCCCGGGCACGGCAAACGGCAAGTGGGACGAGAAGGGCAAGTTCCGCGATTGCTTCTTACTGCCCGAGTACGCAACCGCAGAGGGGTTCGCCTACCACCTCCACACGGACATCGGCGACGGCTTCCTCCACGCCATCGACTGCCGGTCGAAGCGGCAGGTCGGCGCGGACCGCGACCTCTCACACCGCGACGTCATCGAAATCGTCTCGACGAACTGA
- a CDS encoding PaaI family thioesterase → MPNTAHFRKLEEMYADAPCNEYYEPEITIEEGRATLTMPVKEDQFHAANAVHGSTYFKALDDAAFFAANSLVEDVFVLTSQFNLYLTKPITEGWMEAEGEVVHQSGSQLIADAVVRDSDGDVIARGTGNFIRSRIELDEDVGYR, encoded by the coding sequence ATGCCCAACACCGCCCACTTTCGCAAACTCGAGGAGATGTACGCAGATGCACCCTGCAACGAGTACTACGAACCCGAAATCACCATCGAGGAGGGGCGTGCCACGCTCACGATGCCGGTAAAGGAAGACCAGTTCCACGCCGCCAACGCCGTCCACGGTTCGACCTACTTCAAGGCGCTCGACGACGCCGCGTTCTTCGCCGCGAACTCGCTCGTCGAAGACGTGTTCGTCCTCACCTCGCAGTTCAATCTCTATCTCACCAAACCCATCACCGAGGGCTGGATGGAGGCCGAAGGCGAAGTCGTCCACCAGAGCGGGAGTCAACTCATCGCCGACGCGGTGGTCAGAGACAGCGACGGTGACGTCATCGCCCGCGGCACGGGGAACTTCATCAGGAGTCGTATCGAACTGGACGAGGACGTGGGCTATCGCTGA
- a CDS encoding signal peptidase I, translating to MRFALVALCVACLTVGVLAPASAPVQVTYVYSGSMEPAIATGDGFVVVPPTAVERGDIVVYEATREDELVTHRVVSETAAGFVTKGDANHATDQERGEPPVQRDAIVGEVLTVDGAPLVVPRLGALLQLADLPLLAGATVLGAWRYVES from the coding sequence ATGCGTTTCGCCCTGGTGGCGCTGTGTGTCGCCTGCCTCACAGTCGGCGTGCTCGCCCCTGCGAGTGCGCCCGTGCAAGTCACCTACGTCTATTCTGGAAGCATGGAACCCGCAATTGCCACGGGCGACGGCTTCGTCGTCGTTCCGCCGACAGCCGTCGAACGCGGCGACATCGTCGTCTACGAGGCGACCCGCGAGGACGAACTGGTCACCCACCGCGTCGTCAGCGAGACGGCCGCCGGATTCGTCACCAAGGGCGACGCGAACCACGCCACCGACCAGGAACGGGGCGAGCCGCCGGTTCAGCGAGACGCCATCGTCGGCGAAGTCCTCACCGTCGATGGGGCGCCGTTGGTCGTCCCGCGACTCGGCGCGCTGTTGCAACTGGCCGACCTGCCGCTGCTGGCGGGCGCGACTGTTCTCGGCGCGTGGCGCTACGTCGAGTCCTAA
- a CDS encoding winged helix-turn-helix domain-containing protein produces the protein MTVDTDSENVLDVFGDAYARSILTALSGTPRSAKELCECCDLSPPTVYRRLRTLEAHGLVRARTRVAADGNHFQVFETAFTTAHITLRDGTLSARLVDAAADSTPQPIPSQED, from the coding sequence GTGACCGTTGACACCGATAGCGAAAACGTACTCGACGTGTTTGGCGATGCCTATGCTCGGTCGATTCTCACTGCACTGTCCGGCACGCCGCGCTCTGCGAAGGAGCTGTGTGAGTGCTGTGACCTCTCCCCACCGACCGTCTACCGGCGGCTTCGCACGCTCGAAGCACACGGACTCGTCCGCGCTCGAACGCGGGTCGCGGCCGACGGCAACCACTTTCAGGTGTTTGAGACGGCGTTTACCACCGCCCACATCACGCTGCGAGACGGCACCCTCTCTGCGCGACTCGTAGACGCAGCGGCCGATTCGACGCCACAGCCGATTCCGTCGCAGGAAGACTGA
- a CDS encoding universal stress protein translates to MYEHILLPTDGSEGTERAVENAIDLAKTYGASLHVLYAVEFTGLDLLEELNVERFLEELEARGAKLLEDVEVRAEDAGVTTVTTMVRDDPRDGILTYIEENDIDLVVMGTHGRSGLSRLLLGSVTDRIVREADVPVLVVRKPEE, encoded by the coding sequence ATGTACGAACACATTTTACTGCCGACTGACGGCAGCGAGGGGACAGAACGCGCGGTCGAGAACGCAATCGACCTGGCGAAGACGTACGGAGCGAGTCTGCACGTGCTCTACGCCGTCGAGTTTACCGGACTCGACCTCTTAGAGGAACTGAACGTAGAGCGATTTCTGGAAGAACTCGAAGCCAGAGGCGCGAAGCTTTTAGAAGACGTCGAGGTCCGCGCAGAGGACGCCGGCGTGACCACGGTGACGACCATGGTTCGGGACGACCCCCGCGACGGCATCCTCACCTACATCGAGGAAAACGACATCGACCTCGTCGTGATGGGGACCCACGGCCGGTCGGGACTGTCCAGACTGCTGCTCGGGAGCGTCACCGACCGCATCGTCCGCGAGGCTGACGTGCCCGTGCTCGTGGTGCGCAAACCGGAGGAGTAG
- a CDS encoding fumarylacetoacetate hydrolase family protein, whose product MHLARVRTPDGVITGEYEDGVVIHNETAYEVGENATLLAPSDPSTFYCVGRNFGKKIEQMSYEIPDEPDFFIKPAVSLHHPDQPIEYPTFTEELTYAGELAAVIGEQCHDLTPAEVPDVVRGYTIMNDLDALDQPRRTARKAFDGSAPLGPVIATDVDPSNLAMETTINGEQRQKDHTENMLFDPIEVIAFLSERFTFKPGDIISFGSPANPGLLEPGDEIEIWYEGIGTLRNTVSPS is encoded by the coding sequence ATGCATCTGGCCCGCGTTCGCACGCCGGACGGCGTGATTACCGGCGAGTACGAAGACGGTGTCGTCATCCACAACGAAACGGCTTACGAGGTGGGTGAGAACGCCACGCTCCTCGCGCCGAGCGACCCCTCGACGTTCTACTGTGTCGGCCGAAACTTCGGGAAGAAGATAGAGCAGATGTCCTACGAGATTCCGGACGAACCTGATTTCTTCATCAAACCGGCCGTCTCGTTGCACCATCCCGACCAACCCATCGAGTACCCCACGTTCACCGAGGAACTGACCTACGCCGGCGAGCTGGCCGCGGTCATCGGCGAGCAGTGCCACGACCTGACGCCGGCGGAAGTGCCCGACGTCGTCCGCGGCTATACCATCATGAACGACCTGGACGCACTCGACCAGCCCCGCCGGACGGCGCGAAAGGCGTTCGACGGCTCTGCCCCGCTCGGGCCGGTCATCGCCACCGACGTAGACCCCTCGAATCTGGCGATGGAGACGACGATAAACGGCGAGCAGCGCCAGAAGGACCACACCGAGAACATGCTGTTCGACCCCATCGAGGTCATCGCGTTTCTCTCCGAGCGGTTTACGTTCAAACCCGGCGATATCATCTCCTTTGGCAGTCCGGCGAACCCCGGCCTGCTCGAACCGGGCGACGAAATCGAAATCTGGTACGAGGGCATCGGCACGCTCCGGAACACCGTGTCTCCGTCATAG